The genomic interval GCTGCCAGGCCATCCGAAACATCTGAACGAGCAACAGCATAAACACCGACAATTTATAGCATGCACTATAAATACCGACGATATCATCCGGGACTAAATCTGGTCCATATAACTGGTTGACCGTATTTTGTGACAAATAATTGCCGAGAAAAAAACGGTCGAGCATCTCGTTGATAACAAAACCCAGACCGGCCGGGATAAAGGGCAGGCCAAACCGCATTGCCTTTTTGAGAACGGGCGTATCCCACGACCCCATAATTAAGTCAGCGGTACAGGCCCAGATCACAAAAGCAGTAAGTGCCGAAGCAACAAAACTAGCAAAAAATACCGCATCGATACTCCAGTTGAGGTTAAGGATAAAATAAAACTGGAGACCAACATTCACCACAATATTACCTGTTTTGAGTGCAGCAAACAGCCATTTTCGACGATCCAGCCGCAACTCAGCAAAAGGTACCAGCACCATCGTATCGAACCAAAGGATGCCCAGCATCAGCCAAAACAGATTCTGATTGCCCGTACTTTCAAGATTCATCGCAGGCATAATGACAGGTGCCAACAAGATCAGCAGCAACACTAAAACCGTGGACAGCGCAGCCAATCCTGCCTGCAGAGTAGTAAAAATATCGCTAGCCTTATCACGCTCTTCCGCATAGCGGAGGTAAGCAGATTCCATCCCAAAGGTGAAAATAACGTTCAGAAAAGCCAGTCCGGCATATACCAAACTAATAACACCATACTGCGAGGTGATAAACTCAGCAGTATGCAACGGCACCAGCAGGTAGCCAATAAAACGCGCCAGCACATTGCTGATGCCATAGACAATTGTATCAGAAAAAAGTTCGCGTAGCTTCTTCAAATAAAAACGTAGATTTTGAAACGGTGTATTAGATCCTGAAAAGGTACTGAGACAAGCTCAGCACATGGTTCAGGATGACATTATTTTTTATAAGCAAAAATAGGAATACAAGCTATTGACATCCGCGGTGAATCCTCCTTGAAGCGTACTTTTGAGATCACAATCACTTTTCAACTAACTTTTCAAGGGCATGTACCCCAAGCACATAACTCTGGTTCCCAAACCCAGTAATAATGCCATCGGCAACAGCTCCCGTGAGCGTTTGTTCCCGAAATTCTTCGCGTGCATGGATATTAGACAAATGTACCTCAACAATAGGCAATTCAACCAGTTCCAGCGCATCGCGGATAGCAACAGAAGTATGAGAATAGCCTCCAAAATTAACAATCACCCCATCCCTGTTACTGTCAGTGAGTGACTGAATTTCCTCAACGAGCTCCCCCTCCAGATTACTCTGGAAAAAGCTTATCTCATATCGGGGAAAAGTATCGACAAGTAATTGCTCTATGTCTTCCAAGGTTTCACTTCCATACTGCTCG from Fodinibius salinus carries:
- a CDS encoding lipopolysaccharide biosynthesis protein, with the translated sequence MKKLRELFSDTIVYGISNVLARFIGYLLVPLHTAEFITSQYGVISLVYAGLAFLNVIFTFGMESAYLRYAEERDKASDIFTTLQAGLAALSTVLVLLLILLAPVIMPAMNLESTGNQNLFWLMLGILWFDTMVLVPFAELRLDRRKWLFAALKTGNIVVNVGLQFYFILNLNWSIDAVFFASFVASALTAFVIWACTADLIMGSWDTPVLKKAMRFGLPFIPAGLGFVINEMLDRFFLGNYLSQNTVNQLYGPDLVPDDIVGIYSACYKLSVFMLLLVQMFRMAWQPFFLRNADDPEAPSLFRDVFRYYNLIAGICFLIVALFAQQIVQIKIPIMDAYIVGQEYWAGLGIVPILLGAYWFHGWYMNFTAGIFIEEETKVLSIITLVGGAVTIIANLILIPSYGMMGSATATLISYGVMAMLLYYKSVQVYPINYQLMRTFLMMGVAAACVYFVPTAIDWIQSEWTARFLMLILGSAGMILLAIPRSKFKTLFNF
- the aroQ gene encoding type II 3-dehydroquinate dehydratase, whose protein sequence is MKLLVLNGPNLNMLGRRDPEQYGSETLEDIEQLLVDTFPRYEISFFQSNLEGELVEEIQSLTDSNRDGVIVNFGGYSHTSVAIRDALELVELPIVEVHLSNIHAREEFREQTLTGAVADGIITGFGNQSYVLGVHALEKLVEK